In Thunnus albacares chromosome 10, fThuAlb1.1, whole genome shotgun sequence, a single window of DNA contains:
- the LOC122990104 gene encoding uncharacterized protein LOC122990104, translating to QGSGPHTDITTVPPSDPVRPGDSVTLQCSVLSANKTCLEEHNVYWFSASLDKFNASFIFTHGNSSDRTSLDIQSLQKCVYDFSRNNVSSSDAGTYYCAVTTCGETLSRNGTKLNTEAVNICDLQKDNTVLFLLCAALALSLIVIVVLIYSIKKIKKKSCDCCNAAVDLHTNTAASGVQQSWQDQDHMQISLQSLHLIQCIQETL from the exons CAAGGATCAGGACCACATACAGATATCACTACAGTCCCTCCATCTGATCCAGTGCGTCCAGGAGACTCTGTGACTCTCCAGTGTTCAGTCCTCTCGgcaaacaaaacatgtctaGAAGAACACAATGTTTACTGGTTCAGTGCCAGTTTGGATAAATTTAACgccagttttatttttactcatGGAAACAGTAGTGATCGAACAAGTCTTGACATTCAGTCTTTACAGAAATGCGTCTACGACTTCTCCAGGAACAATGTCAGCAGCTCTGATGCTGGGActtactactgtgctgtgaccACATGTGGGGAGACACTGAGtagaaatggaacaaaactCAACACTGAAG CAGTCAACATCTGTGATTTGCAGAAGGACAATACAGTTCTCtttctgctgtgtgctgctctgGCTCTCAGTCTGATTGTTATAGTCGTTCTCATTTATTCAATcaagaaaatcaagaaaaaatcTTGTGACTGTTGTAACG ctgcagttgatCTGCACACAAATACTGCAGCCAGTGGTGTTCAGCAAAGTTGGCAG GACCAAGACCACATGCAGATATCACTACAGTCCCTCCATCTGATCCAGTGCATCCAGGAGACTCTGTGA